The window ATGAAGAACATAAACATTATACTCGACAATGGCATCTCCATTGGTAGCATTGAAGAAATACGTTCGGGCTTCTGCATACCCACTAGCGAATCGAAAAACACCAGTTCCTCCTACCACTGGAAACTCTCTCACCGACGACAAGATAGGATTTCGACCCAATATACTCAAAGTACTTCCATTAAACCTTTCGTCTTCAAACACATAATTTTGGACCAACATGAAGCTCATTTCATCAAAGTCCGCAGACGCATACATTCCTTGTGATCTTCCTACACGGGTAGAGTTTGGGTCGGGCCCAACAGTCAAAAGGTTGTCATTTATGGCCACAAACCCGAACGCTGTGGGGGAAGTGTTCGTGACCGGGGCTTCAGCTACCCGAATAGCGGTTGCATTTGGGCCTCCCACGACATCATGGAAGAAGAAGTGAAGGCGTGTTAGGTTCTGCCTCCCAAGTCGGAATGTTGAGGGCGGCAAGCTAGTTGAGAAAGGTTGGGATTTTCCGACTAAGAGGATGGCGAGAAGGATGCCAATGAATGTGGTGAATCTAAGATTACTTGCCATGGTACTCTTTTAGCTAGattgagaaataaaaaaaaaaataatacgtAATAATATCTTTTCGATTAAGATGTTATTTTCCATTTGCATTGTGCATCGGTTTTTATACTTCATAAATTGAGCCAAAGATATGATGATCCTTCAAAGTCAACTCATTTTTGTTTAGTTGACAATTCAAATTTATGAGATTGGATGAATTATGACATTGTCGGTCAACAAATGTGCATGGTTATATGACTCCGTCTAGATGgaaaaaagtataatatattgCATACTTCAAATCAAATACTATATTAGTCATTATATGCATACAGCTTAGTTTTCTAACGGGCTAATTAAACagataaaatggaaaaaaaaaaacagaaagcACAAAAATTATAATTGGTGAATAATAgaatcaatttatataaaatacattaatGAAGTTAAATAATAACACTACGACACTCAAAATATAACAATTAGAACTTCTAGAacttcttttaacaaaaactagcatggtactcgcgcaataCGGCATTAGCCGCCGCGACGACGGTGTAGTGGTGAGAGCGACTGTTAGTGGTGGAGGTGGTTTATCTAGGCACAAATTAAAAAAGGGTTCAACTAGTTGCAAATATATTTAGAATAGTCTTGTCTAGCCATATCAAAATTccttttaagcacaaatttcGGTTTAAAAATGCTCAAACGTCTTTAGTCTATCATGTTCTATAAAGTTCAGCAAGATGCAAGGGAACaacaaaaatagaaatagtAGCCACTTATTTTACATGGTAGCGGATCCTCTACAGAATTTGACTTATATAGGATTACAAATTCACAACCCACACAAATTTTGCAAAATGAAAAATGGTccaaatttttacatttatttcgaatatatgaacataaactGAAATTGGACTTATAGTATATACCCCTTTTTATAACCCATTTGCCTTATGTGTAAGGAAAATGACAAACATGTAGCTTTTAGGATTGAAAATCTCTATAAGTTAAGAGATTGATTATGTATTCACTTGATAGAGGAAGTATAAAAAGAATTAGAAAGAACCTCACTTATTTGGATACTTAAAGTTTGGATAGTATTTCTTCAGTATTCCTACTAATTCCTTTGTCCTGCTCTCGTGTGATGCGCATATGTATCTTCCATTGGCCTCGGGTTTTTCATATACTAAAACTAGTGCTTCGGCTACATCACGTACATCTACAATCGGCACCAGTCTGTGTTCTATTTCAATTCCTTCTGcaaatacacatacatacaacaaAAATCTTACTTTAAATTCATAACAATCCCGTGATATCAAGAAAGATGCAgacaaataatgaaaataatatggCATACAGTATTACCAACCTTTAAGAAGCCTTATAAGAAACAAGCTACTAGTATTGATCGTGTTCTGCTGCATGGGTCCTATAATAAGTGTTGGGCATACGGACACAAAATCAATACCGTTTGTTTTTGAGAATTCCCAAGCCTGGCTTTCTGCTTGTGTCTTAGAAAGGGCATACCGGTCCTGTATAGCACAGTTGACATTAgatatttttatgattaataGATCGATTTTTGAACCATTTTACTTGGCTTTTGGTTGTAAATGAACCATTATTATTGTGAAATGGCAGAAAAATCTCATTCGTTTGCCATGATGGTGAAAATTTTGACCCATCTGCTTGCATGAGTCATCTCGGAGTAGATGTATCTTTATACACAAGGAGCGAGTCACAAGGTCTCCCAATGTGtgttttaatgcataaaaccttctAAAGCCTCTTATTCAAAGAAATAGACTAGTGGCGAAATTTGTAACCATATTTCACCAACACTGTTTATAAACAAATAACTTCTTCTGGACATACAATGTTATAGGTACCAAAATTACtatttttgacccattacccaatctGCTTGACCGGCCTGGCCACTTCTTTTGTAAAATTGCAAGAATGAGTGACTGGAAAAATTCTGCCAAGTAAATGCTGAGGATGACACTGTTTGGAACTcaacttttctttcaaactctttcttttttgaaaagtctagtactcgtattattttatcATGATTAACTTGCAATGAAAAGTGAAAGTTCTAAAAAATATTTCACTCTTGTAATGCAAATGAGAGGGGGTATCATAAGTCTACATTATAGAAAAGTTAAGCTGATTATGTTATTTGATCTGCAGAATTCTTGGTCAGACCAAAAAGTCTCATCCAATGGTCGATCTGTCATCTGTGGGTCTATTAGGTAGCATCGCAATAGCAACTATAGAGGATACATACACAACTTTTTTGACATTTATTTCGCAACATGTCTTGAGTACATTTAATGTACCATTAACCGCAGGCTCAATTAATTCCACCTGCAATGAAAGTAATTTTAGAGCTTCCAAAAATGGTTAGTCAAAATTAAAGTTagacaaaatgggtgggtcgggTCACCGTTTGTACAGATAAAAACGGGAAGGTTTTTGACCGCTTGTTTGAGAAATACATATAAGTAATGCATTAGCATGACTACAAAcaaatatcatcaacatcagtatAAAAGCATAATTTGACACGTTTAAGATAAAACACAACCCGAATGAGTTGAAACTTGCAAATGCTTCAAGTAGTCAAAAGATAGAGGTTCAGTCAGAGGTGATTTAAACTTGCCTCAGGATTTGATACAGAACCATATGGTACTGGAGTCGCAGTGTGGAACACACCATCACATCCTGCGATGGCTGAACGAAGAGAGTCGTAGTCGAGAAGGTCTGATTTGAATAGCTTCAAGTTCTCATATTCTTTCTCGAGTCTCTTCAAATGCGCATTTTTCTCATTCACTGAAAGAAATGGTATAAGAATAAGTTACACAAAGCCCAAAAGATAAATCCTTCTTATAGTGTTGATCATAACTGTCAATTGTATAtctaaaagtattaaaaaattgCAAAGGATTCAAAAGAGGTCATATGATTTCGGACAATATACAGATTATACTTCGTTTTTGATCCATTTTGATAATTAGCCCAAAAAAGATCATACTAAAACAGCTTCAGTTAGATTCTTGAAGTCTTAAATAAGGCATGCAGGATAAAAAGGTTGAGCAAAACTAAAACTGTGAAAAACagttatacaaatatatatgttgtgagGAAGGAACATTAACTTGGGTCTCTAACAGTGGCATGAACAGTATAGTTATTAGAAAACCACCTGCTCCTGTTACACACACTATTTCCCTctcattattactattattttctGCCATTTTTAATGACTGGTTTTACATTCTCAAAAAACACTATGCACTGATGCACAGCTTATATACCATATGAATTAATGGTAGAGTTTAATCCATGTATTTATTGTATGGAACATAACATTTGAATATTTGTTTGTCTACATGTGTTCTAGAAGTTATTGTGATGaacattttttgaatttttgttaaTTCCACATTTTTGGCCAAATAAGGAGTAATTCATAAAAGCCCATTAGGCCAAACTCTAGCCCAATAGATATAACAAAAAATCATATTACTACCATCTTCTAGCCCAAATAAGTCCCTTCTTCAAATCATTGGGTTTGGGTCAAGAACAAGGGGATTCAGGTTGAATACATGTTAGCATTCACTAATTAGACCAGTAGGTTTATTTGATTAAGATGACCACACAACAATTAGAAAATCTTAACAGAAAAATAAAAGGGGTTTAGGTGGCTATATATATCACCTTATGTATCCTAGTGGAGTAGGGAAAATGGAAGTTGTTTAGTTGACTGAATTTGGAGTCAGGGGTTTGTTATGTATTTGACTTTCTTTGTACATGCTTATTCattattaaatcaataaatttcATAAATATTACCTATTCCGTCCAAATTTTCAgtggatatttttttttttttttgaaaatatatactcgtactaTATTATCATATCATATGACTGATATAGCTTCATTTTCTCGTATCGAGCATCAAAGaaacagaaaacaaaaattaaaaaagaattaatactAACAACTACATTATACTTCCTTCACTACTTGTATAACCAACCATTCTTTCATTTTCAATCTTCTATATAAACCTTCTTTCATATAACCATTATTCTCACCATCTTTCAACCTCTttaattctctttttttctttctatctcTAAATCCTGCTTTGCTCCTTCGATCTATAAAATGGAAGGTGAAGCAACCAAGGTCAACATTACCGAGACACCAAAGGAAAGAAAGGGAAAGGCGCCGCTTTTAACAACACCAAAAGCCGCCTCAGGATTCATGAAACGTTTTGTTCATCATAAGGGTACTACTCCAAAAGGCGGGTACAAAAGAGGCCTAGCCATATTCGATGTTATACTAAGACTAGCTGGCATTGCTACTGCTTTAGCTGCCGCGATAGCTATGGGTTCCACGGAACAAACACTCCCTTTTTTCACTCAGTTCTTTCAATTCAAAGCTGAGTTCGATGATTTACCTGTTTTTACGTAAGTCATATATACTACTAATATAAAATCTTTTTTCCTTCATATAAAAAAGGCTTTCTATTTCAAATGGAAGCTAATTAACTATTATGGGTCAAGACTCAATGCATACATAGTTGCATACcattggttatatatatatatcatatgttaCATAATTCAAATTGTCATTTTTAAGGTGATTTTGTATAACAGGTTTTTTGTGATCGCTAACGCCATCACTGCTGCCTACCTTGCTCTCACGATCCCTATCTCTATAGTTTGCATTATCCGGCCACACTTAGTTGCTCCAAGGGTTCTCCTCATCATCCTTGACACTgtaaaaacttcaaaattttgatctttttatatcttttatttttgccTTATATAAGTACTGTTTATCcacaatataaaaaattaatcgatcaaaacacgtttcatTTTTTATGATCCTAAttgaagtttttcttttttagaaaaCGCTCAAAACACACTACGGCTAAATAATAGTGTGTGCTAATTAACCCCCAATGTATACGACTAAGTAAAGCACAATGGTTCGCTATAAACTTtacaatgaatatatatatatatagtacttaCTATATCAATATTTCATGATCAATTGATCTCAATCTatggttttatattttaattacagGTTATGGCTGCTTTGACCACAGCGGCAGCTGGTGGAGCTGCATCCATCGTCTACTTGGCCCATAACGGAAACTCAGATGCAAACTGGCCGGCCATTTGTCAGCAATTCAATGATTTCTGTCAAGAAATCAGTGGAGCAGTGGTTGCTTCTTTTCTAACGGTTGTTGTCCTTATGTTCTTGGTGACCTTGTCAGCATTCGCtctttaaaatacatatatatttacttcCTTGCTGTTTTAGTTTCCTCGATCCTAATATGTATGTGTTTCAACATTGatctatatatgaaattatgaagTGTGAATTGAAATAGTTATAAAGTTGTTTTGTTGATGTCATTGCGTtatcttatctatatatatttattttatgtagcAAGAAATTAATCATTTCAATTCAAGTGGAAAACTCAGTTAAATGGTAAGCCAAGATGTAACAAAAAGAAGACGAAAACAATGATAAATATAGAGACTGAAATAACTACTTATTGGTGCCATAAGCATTTAACATGCAagactaattaattaaagaaggTTAAGGATGGAACCAGAAAATTATTTTACTCAATAAACAAACTTAAAACACTAACATACAAACCATATTTTTCTATGATTAATAATACACGTTAGAGGGACAGTGACCTCTTTGTCCCTCGATCGTCATGGATGTATCTAATTAACTAAAGTCTACACATTAAGCAAATTTTTTACGACCTATATTAGAGTACTAATTACAGTATGTTTTTTGCTTGAATACATCTCGAATTTATTATTGGGACCCGGGAGTGAATGTTACCAACTTTatggtttattatttttttcatcttttaaatttattatgtgGGTTCTAGAtgtgggttttttttaaaatctcgaGTTCGAGtcttgatattttttatgaggAGGGGATTGCAGATCCAGCAAATAGCTGGAGACTGAGAATGAGACTAGTCCACTtgataatttttaaatcttagactttttgaaaaacaaaaaattaaaaaaaaaagattatcgAAAACCAAATTTTTAACCAACcttctttttaactactttatCCGTTACCAATCTCCCCAAACAGGAAACCAAATTTATCGGAAACCACAACACACTTCGTGTCACTTTCCCTTTCGCTAAATTTCCGGCCACTATATAACTGCCATCACCGGTAAACTGCCAGACATTttgatatctatatctatacatgaATGAATAATGGAAGTTTTAGAATTTCAGTATCTCCCAAATACTTGTTGCTCCAACACTGTTTCTAAATGGAAGTAAGtctgtaagtgtgtgtgtgtattatacATTTActgtttgattttttattttattttattttttctgtatAAGAACAGATAATCGTATCGCTATGATTTGAACCCTGACCTTCTCTTTTATATATGCTGTACTAGACTACAAAGGGAATTATATAAAGGGTTTATTGCCAAAAACAAAAAGGTAATTAATTTGGGGAGAGGTTAGGTAAAGGATGCAGTTAGGTAAAGCATGGGGATTATGTAAAGTTCAGGGGGAGGTTACGTAAAATTCaggggctatgtatgtttatcaaatttaaaggtttaatttctaacttttttttgaagTGGCattacctaaacttaggtaaagtctgcagtacgaaTCATTTTCCCAATTAATTGAGCTTTTATCATCTAAAAACGTAATTCTGTTGTATATGTACGTATTTAGTAGCCACTTCATCTGATCGATACATGTGGATTTTCATGTGGTTATGAAAGTCTACGTGTATTGACGCATTGCCTTTAtttgaatgaaaaatgaaaataccgTTTTTTGACTTAGGTTGAACTAATTATGGTGATAGAAAGTATTTTACCCATTAATTGAAAACATTTCAACTAATGATCCCTTTCTTGGTAACAAACCCTTAAATAAACGTGGTTTAtggaaatttaaaaatttaggCAAATCCCATATCGGCCGTGGACATCATAGAATATTTCCGGGCTCATAAGTAACTCTTGAGACAAGATTGTGGTGCCGTTATTGCTTTCTGTAGTTACGTGTGCTCggatataactatataagtagGATCGGTGATCCCATTACTCTCCACTGGGGAGTAGTACCAGGATGGATGATCCCATTTGTATCTACCCCCTTAAGCTTGGTTCTAAAAAGCGATAGGCGCACAAAAGCGATATGGTCCATTTTGGAATCGCAAAGCGCAAAAGCGGCGAGCTTTTCGTACGCAAGGCGCACACTTatgaaaaatttttataaattatttatatagtatttataacacataaaataacaaaacaacatCAGTAACATACTCATTTAAGTCCGGATTTGATCaaatttggtttttgaaaggaaactctcaaaagattgttgttcttgttgaggaaaaagaaagaagagatcAATCTTGTTGAGAAAGAAAGGAGTGATCCCATTTGTATGATACATCGATGGGTGATCCCTCGGTCATTAAGTATGCTCAAGTAGGAGTAGTACCACGATGCATAATCATCCTCTGACAATGTCGCCACGAATAAAGTCAGGAAAATCATACACAAATGATGATCAAGGTGTTTGTGCTGTGTGATTGTATGTTAAATTTTAGAGTGTAATATTCGAGGGCTAAGCTCTgaagattgataattaaatgcTACTTAATGAATTAGCCTAATTAGTTGCAAGGATTTTGAGGATTGATAGTTGACCATCCTGTTATTGGGATGTGGTTCTTGTGCTAGTTGAATAAATAATGGGTGGAGCATGTCATATGCTTTCAAAAATAGGGACAGGGTAGCATGTAGTTTGATTTGAATAGTTCATCGGCAGAAAGATTTAAGATAATTCTTGTGCAGGATAGGTTGTTGCTCACTATTAACTTTCATCTACGCAGATCTCCGAATCCatggttttcatttaagaattCAATGTACTGCTTTTCCCACAAAAATGTAGTGGTCCTGGATCATTTTTCATCTAGAGTACGCGCTAGGAAGAACTTTAAGATAAAGCTTTCTTTCGGCTCTAGCTTCAGATTAGTTGATCCTCAATTGCACTGCTTAGCCTGTCATAAACCAAGAAGATTGGGACACCTTTCTCCTTTTGCTTCTGCTGATGATAGTCTTGCAGTTAATGGCAGTCCCCAACCAAGTACTACTGGGGATACTGTGGAACTGCGGGACAAACTAGATAATCCATTACAAAATGAAGGTTATAACAGTGCACTTCTCCAATCATTGCATGATGTTGCACGGGAATTTGAGTCAGCCCTTAGAGTTCAGAGTTCTGTGTCAAATTTATCATGGTTCTCAATTGATTGGATTGGTGTAGACCAAAATGCATGGGTGAAGACCTTATCTTACCAGGTTTGTCAAGTTACATATCTATGTTTTGTGTCACCCGTGCTAATGCTTAGTCACACGTAGGTTATGCATTCGTGTATATTACTCATAGTATGCTCTCCATATGTATTTAGGCATCAGCATGTTCATTGCTGCTAGCAGCATGTGAGGTTTTATCTCTAGGAGATAGAAGAAACAGAGAAATTAATGTTCTGGTTCAAAAGAGGTACTTTTAATACACTTAGCATTTTACATCTCATGTTTAGCCGACGTATGTTATAATTTTTGGTAAGGGTAAAACCCTATAAGTTCAACAATGGCAGATAAAGGCGAGATCATAAGAACAACTTGTGATTCAGTAATCTTAGATATACAAGAACAGCTTGTATATCTCTAACACAAGAACAACTTGAGAGAAAATGCGTGGTCATTTGATTATGCATTGTTCAGGGTTTATCTAGAAATATATTTAAGATTTGAAATGTTGGCACTATTGGTAGGATTTTGAGGGTATGCAATTGCATATCCTGACTTATATGTAGGTATGCCAATTAAGCATTTACTGTAACTGTTGCATTGGTGCAGTCTGTCACAACTCTGTGCTACATTGGAAAATGCTATCAGGGATACATTGTCAGACAAAAAATCAGAACTTTATGAGTGGTTCTGGTCTGAACAAGTCCCACTGGCAGTATCTACTTACGTTAATTATTTTGAAGACCAACGTTTTGCTGATGTTGTTGGGATCAACAAAGGACTGCTGTCAAGCTTGGTGGATGCAAGTGGGAAAGCAGTGCCTATTTTTGCTTTGGGTTGCGTTGCTGCAATAACAAAACTTGGGCCCGCCAAAGTTTCTTGCACGCAGTTTTACTCCATAGTCCCAAACGTAAATGGAAGACTGATGGAGATGCTACTTGGATTAGTTTCCATACGCAAAGCTTATCATTCCATTAAAAAGATAGGTCTGCACCGAGAATTTCTAGTCCATTTCGGGCCTCGTGCTGCAGCATGTAGAGTGGAAGATGATCACAGCACTAAAGAGGTTTTATTTTGGGTAAATCTTGTGCATAAGCAGCTACTACAGGCTCTTGGCAGAGAACGAATATGGTCAAGACTGTCAACCTCTGAAAGCATTGAGGTAATATCGTATTTATCGTATTTCATGTTTtgattaaacatataataagattatcattttattttttccgTAGGTTTTAAATAAGGATTTGGCTATTTTTGGATTCTTCATCGCTCTCGGAAGGAGGACTCAGTGCTTCCTTTGTGCAAAGAACTTTGAGACACTCCCTGAACCAATTGGAGGTTTAATCAGGTGAATTTATTAAGTAACAATTATTTCCGTATTTGTCATTATTACTCGTAGCAATTATGCATTGATATGAATCTGATTGTCCTTTTTTTCCGTAGCAGGTATTTCATTGGTGGCAGTGTGCTGTATTATCCTCAGTTGTCGTCAATAAGTTCTTATCAACTGTACGTGGAGGTTAGCATATTTAAAACTATGCATtctataaaaagttaatatatgatAATCTAATACTAGCCCTGTTTTATCATAGGTTGTTTGTGAGGAACTAGACTGGCTTCCATTTTATCCAGGTGTAGAGAACTTGAGGCTCATGCATGGTCATAAAAGCACACGAGACCCTCCAAGTGAGGAAGCTATTGCTCTTGTTTTAGATGTTTGTTCACACTGGATTCAAAGCTTTATTAAATACAGCAAATGGCTGGAGCACCCTTCTAATGTTAAAGCTGTGAGATTCCTATCTAGAGGGTATACCATTAttcatagttcattacattaatatttcatATGAAAGTTGGCTTGTTATCCAGTGGActaagatatttttaaaatttcaggCACAACATATTAAAGAAATCTAAGGAAGAAGTGGGTTTACCAAAGTAAGCTGAACGAGACCAAATGACAGTTCTCTTTGTCTTTCTTTCTGTGCAAAGATTCATGTACATCGCTATATGATGATTATATAGTCAAAAACATGTTAATATCGATACCTGCAGTTATCAAATTGAATCTCTTGATCAACAACTGATTGTTAACCTTCATGATTAACGGGATAAGAAAATGTTGATGCAGAAAGCTGATGACTGAAAACGGTGCTACAGGTTTAGTAGAGATAGCTAGTTCTAGAAGCTACATTTCATCAAGAAAAGATCTTGATTCATTTGATAAggtatcttcatcttctttagaTGGAGGACAGCTATGAAATGTTTATGCTTTGCAAGAAGTTCAAGTTTGGGCAATCTTTAAGTGTGGTgctgttttatttttttttaaggattccATTTACCACCCTTCTTACTACTTAGGCAGAAaattacataatataataagGAAGTCTTTGGTTCCAGCTCTGCCTTAGCAGTCTGGCGTGCCCCACTGGGCCAAAGGAATGGCATGGAGCTATTCCTTGTGGTGTGGGACAATGGCCGGTGCCAAAAAAGGCACCCAGGGTCAAGGGTGTCCCCAGCCTAGCTATACCTTTTGGGAGAAAATTATTTGAGGATACACTGTACCAGCTTCTGATGTTTGCAAGGGGGATAAGATTTAGATGTCTAACAGTTAAACCCATTCACATAATAATGGGTTGCTGTtcaaaataacataataatcttttatttcagAAGATCCAAATGGATAATATCAATTAAAAGAGCTTAAATGGAAATGGTTCAAATAGGGTGAGCAGGTCAAAAGTCACCCAGATTGTATTGTAATGCATAAGACCTTAATGCATAAAACATTTTAAGTCAtggtttttaaaaagttattggTAGATTGTTACTGAAGTGGTATAAAATCTTTAAGCATACTTGACGGTCAACACATTagctatatataaaaatatttaatatttggaCAGGAAAATGTTTCACC is drawn from Erigeron canadensis isolate Cc75 chromosome 9, C_canadensis_v1, whole genome shotgun sequence and contains these coding sequences:
- the LOC122580862 gene encoding dirigent protein 22-like, yielding MASNLRFTTFIGILLAILLVGKSQPFSTSLPPSTFRLGRQNLTRLHFFFHDVVGGPNATAIRVAEAPVTNTSPTAFGFVAINDNLLTVGPDPNSTRVGRSQGMYASADFDEMSFMLVQNYVFEDERFNGSTLSILGRNPILSSVREFPVVGGTGVFRFASGYAEARTYFFNATNGDAIVEYNVYVLHY
- the LOC122584042 gene encoding casparian strip membrane protein 1 codes for the protein MEGEATKVNITETPKERKGKAPLLTTPKAASGFMKRFVHHKGTTPKGGYKRGLAIFDVILRLAGIATALAAAIAMGSTEQTLPFFTQFFQFKAEFDDLPVFTFFVIANAITAAYLALTIPISIVCIIRPHLVAPRVLLIILDTVMAALTTAAAGGAASIVYLAHNGNSDANWPAICQQFNDFCQEISGAVVASFLTVVVLMFLVTLSAFAL